From the genome of Colwellia psychrerythraea 34H, one region includes:
- a CDS encoding peptide MFS transporter, whose product MDKTDSIDIDKQVNTDELFGHPKGLYICFATELWERFSFYGMKYLLLLYLTKYHLFSDGEGLEVLGSYAGLVYTLPVIGGMLADRYLGMKKSVIFGGILLCLGHLLMAVEGHQAVQYAAGTILTSDLTLNNGAVLSAGTLLTETIKIQDLAALNVFYFALSLIVVGVGFLKPNISTIVGQLYSKDDPRRDSGFTIFYMGINLGSFAATIICVYLGETYGWRYGFGAAGIGMLFGLVTFTKGLKYLRGLAEPPDVAVLSEKVWGLISREYLIYLTAILSLSVFWLVIQHEPVVFAAQQVLLVVSGVGLIGYAALKGSREEFQQMLVLMVLIGSTIVFWALFEQAAGSMTLFADRVVERNIAGIEITAGQFGALNAGFIIMLALPFAALWVWLEKFRLNPNIPIKFALGIIQAGLGFGVLVFGAQFPDEAGKISLWWLVLAYLIHTTGELCLSPVGLSAVTKLAIHRVVGLSMGVWFLATALSETLAMRLGKLAAIDTQGGELNSVSDNLIIYTQLFEFLMWIGIGTGVVVLLISPLLKRGMHGVR is encoded by the coding sequence ATGGATAAAACAGATAGCATTGATATTGATAAACAAGTCAATACAGATGAATTATTTGGTCACCCTAAAGGTTTGTATATTTGTTTTGCTACTGAACTATGGGAGCGATTTTCATTCTATGGCATGAAGTATTTGCTGCTCTTATATTTAACTAAATACCATTTGTTCTCTGACGGAGAAGGCCTGGAAGTATTAGGCTCATATGCTGGTTTAGTTTACACCTTGCCCGTTATAGGCGGCATGTTAGCCGATCGCTATCTTGGCATGAAAAAGTCAGTGATATTCGGTGGAATCCTACTCTGTTTGGGGCATTTATTGATGGCTGTTGAAGGCCATCAAGCGGTTCAATATGCGGCAGGTACCATTTTAACTTCAGATCTCACCTTAAATAATGGCGCGGTACTTAGTGCGGGTACTCTCTTAACAGAAACGATTAAAATTCAAGATTTAGCGGCGCTGAATGTTTTCTACTTTGCACTATCCCTTATTGTTGTTGGGGTTGGTTTTTTAAAACCCAATATTTCTACCATAGTAGGTCAACTCTATAGTAAAGATGATCCCCGTCGAGACTCGGGTTTTACCATTTTTTATATGGGCATTAACCTTGGCTCTTTTGCCGCCACTATTATTTGTGTTTACTTAGGGGAAACCTACGGCTGGCGTTACGGTTTTGGTGCTGCGGGCATCGGCATGTTGTTTGGTTTGGTGACGTTTACTAAGGGCCTTAAATATTTACGTGGTTTGGCAGAGCCACCAGACGTTGCCGTATTGAGCGAGAAAGTTTGGGGTTTAATTAGTAGAGAGTACTTAATCTATTTAACGGCTATTTTAAGTTTGTCGGTATTTTGGCTCGTTATTCAACATGAACCGGTGGTTTTTGCGGCTCAGCAGGTTTTACTGGTTGTTTCGGGCGTAGGGTTAATCGGTTATGCGGCATTAAAAGGCAGCAGGGAAGAGTTTCAGCAAATGCTGGTGTTGATGGTGTTAATTGGCTCTACCATCGTTTTTTGGGCTTTGTTCGAGCAAGCTGCGGGGTCGATGACGCTATTTGCCGACAGAGTCGTTGAGAGAAATATTGCTGGCATTGAGATAACTGCGGGTCAATTTGGCGCTCTCAATGCAGGTTTTATTATTATGTTGGCCCTACCTTTTGCTGCATTGTGGGTATGGTTAGAGAAGTTTCGGCTAAATCCTAATATTCCGATAAAATTTGCTCTAGGTATTATTCAAGCAGGTTTAGGTTTTGGTGTTTTGGTGTTCGGGGCACAATTTCCCGATGAGGCCGGGAAAATCAGTTTATGGTGGTTAGTTTTAGCTTACCTAATTCATACTACGGGTGAGTTGTGTCTTTCTCCGGTAGGTCTTTCGGCAGTGACTAAGCTTGCGATACACCGTGTGGTAGGTTTATCAATGGGCGTGTGGTTTTTGGCTACGGCGCTGTCTGAAACGCTGGCCATGCGTTTAGGAAAATTAGCGGCCATTGATACCCAAGGTGGAGAGCTTAATAGTGTGAGTGATAATCTTATTATTTATACACAGCTGTTTGAGTTTTTAATGTGGATTGGTATTGGTACAGGCGTAGTGGTTTTACTGATATCACCGCTATTAAAGCGGGGTATGCATGGCGTTCGCTAA
- a CDS encoding alpha-amylase family protein translates to MKTTPLLKKFTQASIIASSLLFSQGSYADTILHAFNWTYDDVATKAQEIADLGYKKVLVSPAYKSSGDQWWARYQPQDFRVIHSPLGDTNDFKDMVNALKAKGVETYADIVFNHMANESSQRSDLNYPGTAVLATYAADSTYYNSIKLFGDLQTGSYGANDFHPAGCITDWGNPGHVQYWRLCGGNGDVGLPDLDPNNWVVSQQQAYLQALKAIGVTGFRVDAAKHMSNYHINAVFNNDIKNGVHVFGEIITSGGAGDNSYDAFLAPYLNDTGHSAYDFPLFASLRGALGFGGSMNQLVDPAAYGQALTPDKAVTFSITHDIPTNEGFRYQILNATDEVLANAYIMGRDGGTPMMYSDHNESNDNNRWLDLYKRSDVAGMVKFHNTAQGHGMQVMSFNDCIILFKRDHIGVVGINKCDNGQDVWVNTAEHNLWWNKNYRDVVEGVDVQNINSQWHKFYLPGRKARMWLME, encoded by the coding sequence ATGAAAACTACACCCCTATTAAAAAAATTCACCCAAGCATCAATCATCGCCAGTTCACTATTATTCAGTCAAGGTTCGTACGCTGATACCATACTGCACGCTTTTAATTGGACCTATGATGACGTTGCAACCAAAGCGCAAGAGATTGCTGATTTAGGCTACAAAAAAGTCCTTGTTTCGCCAGCATACAAATCCTCAGGCGATCAGTGGTGGGCTCGTTATCAGCCACAAGACTTCAGAGTTATTCATAGCCCTTTAGGCGATACCAACGACTTTAAAGATATGGTTAATGCCCTAAAAGCCAAAGGAGTTGAAACCTACGCCGACATCGTATTCAACCATATGGCGAACGAATCATCTCAGCGCTCAGATTTAAACTATCCAGGCACAGCAGTACTCGCTACCTATGCAGCTGATAGCACTTATTACAATTCAATTAAGTTATTCGGCGATCTACAAACTGGTAGCTATGGTGCAAATGACTTTCATCCTGCAGGATGTATTACTGACTGGGGCAACCCAGGCCATGTACAATATTGGCGACTTTGTGGTGGCAATGGCGATGTTGGATTACCTGATTTAGACCCGAATAACTGGGTAGTTTCCCAACAACAAGCTTACTTACAAGCGTTAAAAGCTATCGGTGTTACTGGTTTTCGTGTTGATGCAGCAAAACACATGAGCAACTATCACATTAATGCGGTATTTAATAACGACATCAAAAATGGCGTACATGTTTTTGGTGAAATCATTACCTCTGGCGGCGCGGGCGACAATAGCTACGACGCTTTTCTAGCGCCTTATTTAAATGACACTGGCCATAGTGCTTATGACTTCCCACTATTTGCCTCACTGCGCGGTGCACTTGGTTTTGGCGGTTCAATGAACCAACTTGTTGACCCTGCTGCTTATGGGCAAGCATTAACACCTGATAAAGCGGTAACATTTTCAATAACCCATGATATTCCAACCAATGAAGGTTTTAGGTATCAAATATTGAATGCCACCGATGAAGTGTTAGCCAACGCCTACATAATGGGCCGTGATGGCGGTACGCCGATGATGTACTCAGATCATAACGAAAGTAACGACAACAACCGTTGGTTAGATTTATACAAACGTTCAGACGTTGCTGGCATGGTGAAGTTTCATAACACCGCGCAAGGCCATGGTATGCAAGTGATGAGCTTTAACGACTGTATTATTTTATTCAAACGTGACCACATTGGTGTGGTGGGTATTAACAAGTGTGATAACGGCCAAGATGTGTGGGTTAATACCGCAGAACACAATTTATGGTGGAATAAAAATTACCGTGATGTAGTTGAAGGTGTTGATGTACAAAACATTAATAGCCAATGGCATAAGTTTTACTTACCAGGGCGTAAAGCGAGAATGTGGTTAATGGAATAG
- a CDS encoding MaoC family dehydratase, translating into MSFTIEQLHLGQKDHFEKTFSNSDVMLFAEISGDRNPVHINDIAAKNSVFGQRVVHGAFVLSTISALLGEKLPGEGTIYLGQESKFIAPVFIGDTVTATCEVIEIIKDKNIVKLRCTLVNQAGKVVAEGKATVMPPKFQHS; encoded by the coding sequence TTGTCTTTTACAATTGAGCAGTTACATCTAGGTCAAAAAGATCATTTCGAAAAAACCTTCTCCAATTCCGATGTGATGTTATTTGCGGAAATTTCAGGAGATAGGAATCCCGTACATATTAATGACATTGCAGCGAAAAATAGTGTCTTTGGTCAACGTGTTGTTCATGGCGCGTTTGTATTAAGCACTATTTCGGCATTGTTAGGGGAAAAGCTGCCAGGTGAAGGCACGATATATCTGGGGCAAGAAAGTAAATTTATAGCACCAGTTTTTATCGGTGATACGGTAACTGCAACCTGTGAAGTTATTGAAATTATTAAAGACAAAAACATCGTTAAATTACGTTGCACCTTGGTTAATCAAGCGGGCAAAGTGGTCGCTGAAGGGAAGGCAACCGTGATGCCGCCTAAATTTCAGCATTCATAA